A genomic region of Thunnus albacares chromosome 2, fThuAlb1.1, whole genome shotgun sequence contains the following coding sequences:
- the antxr1a gene encoding anthrax toxin receptor 1 isoform X2 — translation MRFSSDGIMPSCWSRSSWFPVVFGAALVVLTTGNAGLNQDKREGGSSSCYGGFDLYFVLDKSGSVQNHWTEIYHFVEHLAHKFISPQLRMSFIVFSTEGRILMSLTEDRERIRKGLEELQRVLPGGDTFMHEGILRASEQIYYGNTEGYRTASVIIALTDGELHEDLFFYAEREANRSRSLGASVYCVGVKDFNETQLAKIADSKDHVFPVNDGFEALQGVIDSILKKSCIEILAAEPSSICAGETFQVVVRGNGFLHARNVDKVLCSFRINDTLTKMVKPLIVEDTYLLCPAPVLQDEGMAANLYVSMNEGLSFISSSVTITTVGCSDGTILAIALLILMLLLVLALLWWFWPLCCTVVCPVWLTPPKASH, via the exons ATGAGATTTTCCTCAGATGGAATAATGCCTTCGTGCTGGAGTAGAAGCTCCTGGTTTCCAGTAGTGTTTGGTGCTGCGCTGGTTGTTCTCACTACTGGTAATGCTGGACTGAACCAGGACAAAAGGGAGGGAGGGTCATCCTCATGCTATGGAGGCTTTGATCTATACTTTGTCTTAGACAA ATCTGGGAGTGTGCAGAATCACTGGACCGAAATCTACCACTTTGTTGAGCATCTAGCTCATAAATTcataag TCCACAATTGCGGATGTCCTTCATTGTGTTCTCCACTGAGGGAAGGATTTTAATGAGCCTGACAGAAGACAG AGAGCGTATCCGCAAAGGTCTGGAGGAGCTCCAGAGGGTTCTTCCAGGGGGAGACACCTTCATGCATGAAGGCATCCTGAGG GCCAGTGAGCAGATATACTATGGAAACACTGAAG GTTATCGCACCGCCAGTGTTATCATAGCTCTGACAGATGGAGAGCTGCACGAGGACCTTTTCTTCTACGctgagagagag GCCAACCGTTCCCGAAGTCTGGGTGCCTCTGTTTACTGCGTGGGGGTGAAGGACTTCAATGAGACACAG cTGGCAAAGATCGCTGATAGTAAGGACCACGTTTTCCCTGTGAATGATGGATTTGAGGCTTTGCAAGGGGTCATTGACTCG ATCCTGAAGAAGTCCTGTATCGAGATCCTGGCAGCAGAGCCCTCCAGTATCTGTGCAGGAG AGACTTTCCAGGTGGTGGTGAGAGGAAATGGATTCCTCCACGCCCGCAATGTCGATAAGGTCCTGTGCAGCTTTCGCATTAATGATACCCTCACTAAGA TGGTGAAGCCTTTGATTGTGGAAGATACATATCTTCTCTGCCCTGCGCCAGTGCTTCAAGATGAGGGAAT gGCAGCAAACCTTTATGTCAGTATGAACGAAGGTCTCAGTTTCATCTCGAGTTCAGTCACCATTACCACTGTGGGCTGC TCTGATGGGACCATACTGGCCATAGCTCTGCTCATCCTGATGCTGCTCCTGGTTTTGGCTCTCCTCTGGTGGTTCTGGCCTCTCTGTTGCACTGTG GTCTGTCCTGTCTGGCTAACGCCCCCTAAGGCATCTCATTAA